Proteins co-encoded in one Callospermophilus lateralis isolate mCalLat2 chromosome 2, mCalLat2.hap1, whole genome shotgun sequence genomic window:
- the LOC143391342 gene encoding olfactory receptor OR51C1-like: protein MPPFNQSIFHPAVFFLTGIPGLEASHIWISIPFCCLYAIAISGNGMILFVIITESSLHEPMYYFLSMLSFTDLGLCLSTLVTMLGIFWFNAREISLDTCISQMFFIHGFTFMESSVLLAMAFDRFIAICNPLRYAMILTNSRIIKVGFAIIIRGTTALVPLLLLLKRLSFCHSHVLHHSYCFHPDVMKLSCTDTKINSAFGLAIVISTAGLDSVLILLSYVLIIRSVLSIASVEERKKAFGTCISHISAVAIFYIPMISLSLVHRFGKNAPPIVHTLIANVYLLIPPVMNPIIYSVKTKQIRKAVLKLFIPKVV from the coding sequence ATGCCACCCTTcaaccagagcattttccatcctGCTGTCTTCTTCCTTACTGGAATCCCTGGTCTTGAAGCTTCTCACATCTGGATCTCCATCccattctgttgtctgtatgccaTTGCCATCTCTGGGAATGGCATGATTCTATTTGTCATCATCACTGAGTCGAGCCTCCATGAGCCCATGTACTATTTCCTCTCCATGTTGTCCTTCACAGACCTAGGTTTGTGTCTATCCACACTGGTCACCATGCTGGGTATTTTCTGGTTCAATGCTCGAGAAATCAGCTTGGACACCTGCATTAGCCAAATGTTCTTTATTCATGGCTTCACGTTCATGGAGTCCTCAGTACTCCTAGCAATGGCCTTTGACCGCTTCATTGCCATCTGTAACCCTCTGCGATATGCCATGATCTTGACCAATTCAAGGATCATCAAAGTGGGTTTTGCAATCATTATCAGGGGCACAACAGCCCTAGTGCCTTTACTCCTGCTCCTTAAGCGTCTTTCTTTCTGCCACAGTCATGTGCTCCACCATTCCTATTGTTTCCACCCTGATGTGATGAAGCTTTCATGCACAGACACAAAGATAAATAGTGCATTTGGCCTGGCCATTGTCATCTCTACCGCTGGTCTGGACTCTGTGTTAATCCTTCTCTCCTACGTTCTGATCATCCGTTCTGTGCTTAGCATTGCATCCGTAGAGGAGCGGAAAAAGGCTTTTGGAACCTGCATCTCCCACATCAGTGCTGTTGCCATCTTCTATATCCCCATGATCAGCTTGTCCCTGGTGCATAGATTTGGGAAGAATGCCCCTCCTATTGTGCACACTCTCATTGCCAATGTTTATCTGCTCATCCCTCCTGTAATGAATCCCATAATCTACAGTGTGAAGACAAAACAAATTCGCAAGGCTGTGCTTAAGCTATTCATTCCCAAGGTAGTTTAG
- the LOC143391343 gene encoding olfactory receptor OR51C1-like — translation MSNSQNFTSSSIIFLLTGVPGLEAFHIWISIPFCFLYATALSGNSLILFVIVTQPSLHEPMYYFLSMLSTTDLGLSISTLVTMLGIFWFNARKISFNACLSQMFFIQLFTVMESSVLLAMAFDRFVAISNPLRYASILTNLKIVVIGVAIITRGTLTLTIMVVLLKRLSYCRSHVLLHSYCFYPDVMKLSCTDTRINSVVGLTALITTAGVDSVFIVLSYVLIIRTVLSIASREERRKAFSTCVSHIGAVAVFYIPLISLSFVHRFGKGAPPYVYTLIANAYLLIPPVMNPIIYSVKTKQIRKAVLKVFHSSVTKT, via the coding sequence ATGTCAAATTCCCAAAACTTCACATCCTCTTCCATCATTTTCCTGCTTACTGGTGTTCCTGGGCTGGAAGCCTTCCACATCTGGATCTCCATTCCCTTCTGCTTTCTCTATGCAACTGCCCTCTCAGGGAACAGCCTGATTCTCTTCGTCATTGTCACGCAGCCCAGTCTCCACGAACCCATGTATTATTTCCTCTCCATGCTGTCCACCACAGACCTTGGGCTGTCCATATCCACTCTGGTCACCATGCTGGGCATATTCTGGTTCAATGCCAGGAAGATCAGCTTCAATGCCTGCTTGTCACAGATGTTCTTCATTCAGCTTTTCACTGTCATGGAATCTTCAGTACTGTTGGCTATGGCTTTTGATCGTTTTGTGGCCATCTCTAATCCCCTTAGGTATGCTTCTATCCTAACCAATCTTAAAATAGTGGTGATTGGTGTAGCAATTATCACCAGGGGGACCCTTACTCTTACAATTATGGTGGTTCTTCTTAAAAGGTTGTCCTATTGCCGTAGCCACGTGCTCCTCCATTCCTATTGCTTCTACCCTGATGTGATGAAGCTCTCCTGCACAGACACCAGGATCAACAGTGTAGTTGGGTTGACTGCCCTGATCACCACTGCTGGGGTGGACTCAGTCTTCATCGTGCTTTCCTATGTTTTGATCATTAGGACTGTCCTCAGCATTGCTTCCCGTGAAGAGAGAAGGAAAGCCTTTAGTACATGTGTCTCCCATATTGGGGCTGTGGCTGTATTCTACATTCCATTGATCAGTCTGTCCTTTGTGCACAGATTTGGAAAAGGAGCCCCACCTTATGTATATACCTTGATTGCCAATGCCTACCTGCTGATCCCTCCTGTAATGAACCCCATTATCTACAGTGTGAAGACCAAACAGATACGCAAGGCTGTGCTAAAAGTTTTCCATTCAAGTGTGACAAAGACCTAG